In the Tautonia rosea genome, one interval contains:
- a CDS encoding ABC transporter permease, whose protein sequence is MNRIALRMLMGDRGKYLGLIFGVTFATHLMSQQVSIFMGIVSRTGNAILDVRDADIWVMDERVRFVDEAPPMPDSDLMRVRGVPGVSWAVPLYKGAARARLEDGEVRNLMLTGLDDASLVGAPSHLIAGRLDDLRRPDAVILDTAGYEWMWGKEPYRLGRTFQINDRRAVLVGVCSVGSPFFSVPQVYTRYSNALRFAPPERNAMTYVLASPRPGEDPRLVAERITEQTGRLALTRSAFFWKTIRYFLSSTGIPVNFGVTIALGFLVGAAVTGQTLYLFTIENLRQFGALKAMGVRNGRILRMILLQATVVGGLGYGLGVGMTAIFFITTGQVTHLAGLAMTPVAFLGTGLAVFVIILLTSFISARKVLALEPAVVFRG, encoded by the coding sequence ATGAATCGGATCGCGCTGCGGATGCTGATGGGGGACCGTGGCAAGTACCTCGGCCTGATCTTCGGCGTCACCTTTGCCACCCACCTGATGAGCCAGCAGGTTTCGATCTTCATGGGGATCGTCTCCCGCACCGGCAACGCGATTCTCGACGTTCGAGACGCGGACATCTGGGTGATGGATGAGCGCGTCCGCTTTGTCGACGAGGCTCCGCCCATGCCCGACTCCGACCTGATGCGCGTTCGAGGCGTGCCGGGGGTCTCCTGGGCGGTCCCCCTGTACAAGGGGGCGGCTCGGGCTCGGCTCGAAGACGGCGAGGTCCGCAACCTGATGCTCACCGGGCTCGACGACGCCTCGCTCGTCGGCGCACCGTCGCACCTGATCGCCGGCCGGCTCGACGACCTCAGAAGGCCCGACGCCGTCATCCTCGACACCGCCGGCTACGAGTGGATGTGGGGCAAGGAACCCTACCGCCTTGGCCGCACCTTCCAGATCAACGACCGGCGGGCCGTCCTGGTTGGCGTCTGCTCGGTCGGATCACCGTTCTTTTCGGTTCCTCAGGTGTACACCCGATACAGCAACGCCCTGCGATTCGCCCCTCCCGAACGCAACGCCATGACCTACGTCCTGGCCTCCCCTCGGCCGGGCGAGGACCCCCGCCTCGTCGCCGAGCGCATCACCGAGCAGACCGGCCGCCTGGCCCTGACCCGCTCCGCGTTCTTCTGGAAGACGATCCGATACTTCCTCTCCTCGACCGGCATCCCGGTCAATTTCGGCGTGACGATCGCGCTGGGCTTCCTCGTCGGCGCCGCGGTCACCGGCCAGACCCTCTACCTGTTCACGATCGAGAACCTTCGCCAGTTCGGCGCGCTGAAGGCGATGGGCGTCCGGAACGGCCGGATCCTTCGGATGATCCTCCTACAGGCGACGGTCGTCGGTGGTCTCGGCTACGGCCTGGGGGTGGGGATGACCGCGATCTTCTTCATCACCACTGGCCAGGTCACCCACCTGGCCGGCCTTGCGATGACCCCAGTCGCCTTCCTGGGCACCGGCCTGGCCGTTTTCGTCATCATCCTGCTCACGAGCTTCATCAGCGCCCGGAAGGTGCTCGCTCTCGAACCCGCCGTGGTCTTCCGAGGCTGA
- a CDS encoding prenyltransferase/squalene oxidase repeat-containing protein → MLHQRQDRRRFLQGAGAGVLGFWAIGGRSGAIGQEQGSPSSETLTARGVAFLKSRQEEGGGWSTNISPGITGLVVTSLLRSGVTPFDPVVEKGLALIEQTIGPDGRQAEGPHANYLMAIGIMAFHEAKAKGVGDRYDAAIAGGQSSLIGLQWDETEGKTPADPFYGGAGYGGKSRPDMSNTSFMIEALRETGLPEDDPALQKALLFVSRSQNLDSEFNDQPFAKKVNDGGFIYTPANGGESQAGDAPGGGLRSYASMTYAGLKSMVYAGLSMDDPRVKAAYEFIRQNYALDENPGLGQQGLFYYYQTFAKALAALGDPALVDAEGVSHDWRADLVAALAERQGELGEWVNPADRWMEGDPNLVTAYALLALASARSMGGPKT, encoded by the coding sequence GTGTTGCACCAGAGACAAGACCGTCGGCGATTTCTTCAAGGGGCGGGAGCGGGGGTGCTCGGGTTCTGGGCGATCGGGGGCCGATCGGGGGCGATCGGGCAGGAGCAGGGAAGCCCGAGCAGTGAGACGCTGACGGCCAGGGGCGTGGCGTTTCTCAAGAGCAGGCAGGAAGAAGGAGGCGGGTGGTCGACGAACATCAGCCCGGGGATTACGGGCCTGGTGGTGACGAGCCTCTTGCGGTCGGGGGTCACACCGTTCGATCCGGTGGTGGAAAAAGGGCTGGCGCTGATCGAGCAGACGATCGGCCCGGACGGGAGGCAGGCCGAGGGGCCGCATGCGAATTATTTGATGGCCATCGGGATCATGGCGTTTCATGAGGCCAAGGCCAAAGGGGTCGGAGACCGTTACGACGCGGCGATTGCAGGGGGGCAGTCATCGTTGATCGGCCTGCAGTGGGACGAAACCGAGGGGAAGACCCCGGCCGACCCGTTCTACGGTGGGGCCGGATACGGCGGCAAAAGCCGGCCGGACATGTCGAACACGTCGTTCATGATCGAGGCGCTTCGGGAAACGGGTCTGCCCGAGGACGACCCGGCCTTGCAGAAGGCGTTGCTGTTCGTCTCAAGGTCGCAGAACCTCGACAGCGAGTTCAACGATCAGCCGTTCGCCAAGAAGGTCAACGACGGCGGGTTCATCTACACCCCGGCCAACGGTGGCGAGAGCCAGGCCGGCGACGCCCCCGGCGGCGGCCTGCGGTCGTATGCGAGCATGACCTATGCGGGGCTCAAAAGCATGGTGTATGCCGGTTTGTCGATGGATGACCCTCGGGTGAAGGCAGCCTATGAGTTCATCCGGCAGAACTACGCGCTCGACGAGAATCCGGGGCTGGGCCAGCAAGGTCTGTTCTACTACTACCAGACCTTCGCCAAGGCCCTGGCGGCGCTCGGCGATCCGGCCCTGGTGGATGCCGAAGGGGTCTCGCACGACTGGCGGGCCGACCTGGTCGCGGCGCTGGCCGAGCGTCAGGGGGAGCTCGGCGAGTGGGTCAACCCGGCTGATCGCTGGATGGAAGGGGACCCGAACCTTGTGACCGCCTATGCCCTGCTGGCGCTGGCCTCGGCGAGGTCGATGGGCGGCCCGAAGACGTAA
- a CDS encoding type II toxin-antitoxin system RelE/ParE family toxin yields the protein MPRVIRSRQAQEDLEGIFDDLDTQGSQLADRFAEMLDEGCERYANHPLMGASAEEFAQNLRHFTVWKYVVFYRPTADGDGIEIIRILHGARDLPPLFEA from the coding sequence ATGCCCCGGGTCATCCGCTCTCGACAGGCTCAGGAAGACCTGGAGGGGATCTTCGACGACCTGGACACGCAAGGTTCGCAGCTCGCGGATCGCTTCGCCGAGATGCTTGACGAAGGATGCGAGCGATACGCGAACCATCCCTTGATGGGGGCTTCCGCCGAAGAGTTCGCGCAGAATCTCCGTCACTTCACCGTCTGGAAGTACGTCGTCTTCTACCGTCCAACCGCAGATGGCGATGGCATCGAAATCATCCGTATCCTTCACGGGGCGCGCGATCTCCCACCGCTCTTCGAGGCATGA
- a CDS encoding HlyD family secretion protein translates to MNLISSLMGRLAIPALALTMGTLGAYHVHRESQSPGASEPPASPSTSPYDEAIAVAGLVEARSENIAVGSALSGVVLEVFVSGDRVGATVAAGDPLFRVDDRHLRAERAAAQARLDAAAARLDRLRISPRPEEIPPSLAQIETAEGRVALALDKLERARRLVGRDAVSTERLVERELEYRIACAELDRVRGEHALLIAGAWEADLSVLEAEQAQAAAEVARLEVEIDRATVRAPINGTVLRVSVRPGEQVAALPDAPLVVLGDLSAVFVRAEVDEEEIPRLRPGAPARAFTRGDGQNPRPLRFVRVEPLVLPKRSLTGLGGERVDTRVLEVLFEVEDPHSTPLFVGQQMDVFIDTRPSPTLASDDPRRESE, encoded by the coding sequence ATGAACCTGATTTCAAGCTTGATGGGCCGCCTGGCGATCCCGGCCCTCGCGCTGACGATGGGCACGCTGGGGGCGTATCATGTCCACCGGGAATCGCAATCGCCCGGCGCGTCCGAGCCCCCGGCCTCGCCGTCGACCTCCCCCTACGACGAGGCGATCGCGGTGGCCGGCCTGGTCGAGGCCCGATCCGAGAACATCGCCGTGGGATCGGCCCTGTCCGGGGTCGTGCTGGAGGTCTTCGTCTCCGGCGACCGCGTCGGCGCGACGGTCGCCGCCGGCGACCCTTTATTCCGGGTCGATGACCGTCATCTGAGGGCCGAGCGCGCCGCGGCCCAGGCTCGGCTCGACGCCGCCGCAGCCCGGCTCGATCGACTCCGGATCAGCCCCCGGCCCGAGGAGATCCCCCCGAGCCTCGCCCAGATCGAGACGGCTGAGGGCCGCGTTGCGCTGGCCCTTGATAAGCTCGAACGCGCCCGGAGGCTCGTCGGCCGCGATGCCGTCTCGACCGAACGGCTCGTCGAACGCGAGCTGGAATACCGCATCGCCTGCGCCGAGCTTGACCGCGTCCGAGGCGAGCACGCCTTGCTCATCGCCGGTGCCTGGGAAGCCGATCTCTCGGTCCTGGAGGCCGAGCAGGCCCAGGCCGCCGCCGAGGTCGCCCGGCTCGAGGTCGAGATCGACCGCGCCACCGTTCGAGCCCCCATCAACGGCACGGTCCTTCGCGTCTCGGTTCGCCCCGGAGAACAGGTCGCGGCCCTCCCCGACGCCCCGCTCGTGGTCCTCGGCGATCTCTCGGCCGTCTTCGTCCGTGCCGAGGTCGACGAGGAAGAGATCCCTCGGCTCCGCCCCGGCGCTCCCGCCCGAGCCTTCACCCGGGGCGACGGCCAAAATCCCCGGCCGCTCCGGTTCGTCCGGGTCGAGCCCCTGGTCCTTCCCAAACGTTCGCTCACCGGCTTGGGTGGAGAACGTGTCGATACCCGAGTCCTTGAGGTCCTCTTCGAGGTTGAAGACCCCCATTCGACTCCCCTCTTTGTCGGTCAGCAGATGGACGTCTTCATCGACACCCGCCCTTCGCCAACCCTCGCATCTGACGATCCTCGCCGGGAATCGGAGTAA
- a CDS encoding ABC transporter ATP-binding protein, which produces MTLLVEHPRAERSPIDEARPLPPAVRCRGLSKEFGTGEARSTVLRGIDLDVPPGELTLLVGPSGCGKTTLISIIAGLLNPTSGSVQVLGRDLGTLSGNELVDFRAAHIGFVFQQYNLLPALSAAENAAVPLVIAGVPWAEAVARGRAMLDAVGLAHRADAPPSQLSGGQQQRVAIARALVSEPRLLVCDEPTAALDASSGRTVMELIRSVSVRPDRAVIVVTHDSRVLDLGDRTIAMVDGMIDSVSVRS; this is translated from the coding sequence ATGACCCTGCTCGTCGAGCATCCCCGTGCCGAACGTTCTCCGATCGATGAGGCTCGTCCCCTCCCTCCGGCGGTCCGCTGCCGAGGCTTATCGAAGGAGTTCGGTACAGGAGAGGCGCGATCGACCGTCCTTCGGGGGATCGACCTCGACGTCCCGCCCGGCGAGCTGACCCTCTTGGTCGGCCCCTCCGGTTGCGGCAAGACGACCTTGATCTCGATCATCGCCGGTCTGCTCAACCCGACCTCCGGCTCGGTTCAGGTTCTCGGCCGCGACCTCGGTACGCTTTCGGGAAACGAGCTGGTCGACTTCCGGGCGGCGCACATCGGCTTCGTCTTCCAGCAATACAACCTTCTCCCTGCCCTCTCGGCCGCCGAGAACGCGGCCGTCCCCCTGGTCATTGCCGGGGTCCCCTGGGCCGAGGCGGTCGCCCGAGGCCGGGCGATGCTCGACGCCGTCGGCCTGGCTCACCGGGCCGACGCCCCGCCGTCGCAGCTCTCCGGCGGCCAGCAGCAGCGGGTGGCGATCGCTCGAGCCCTGGTCAGCGAGCCTCGCCTGCTCGTCTGCGACGAACCGACCGCCGCCCTCGACGCCTCCTCCGGCCGGACCGTCATGGAACTGATTCGCTCCGTCTCTGTCCGCCCCGACCGCGCGGTCATCGTCGTCACCCACGACTCCCGCGTCCTCGACCTCGGAGACCGCACCATCGCCATGGTCGACGGCATGATCGACTCGGTCTCGGTTCGATCGTGA
- a CDS encoding type II toxin-antitoxin system ParD family antitoxin codes for MDVSLTPELEKIIRSKVESGRYLSASEVVGEALRLLEERDRIREMRLEELRKEIQIGIDQADRGEVAPLDVQGSLATVRRRRRDGKDVG; via the coding sequence ATGGACGTTTCCCTGACGCCGGAGCTGGAGAAGATCATCCGAAGCAAGGTGGAGAGCGGGAGGTATCTGTCGGCGAGCGAGGTGGTGGGCGAGGCCCTTCGATTGCTGGAGGAGCGGGACCGCATCCGGGAGATGAGGCTCGAAGAACTGCGGAAGGAGATCCAGATCGGCATCGACCAGGCCGACCGGGGCGAGGTGGCGCCGCTGGATGTTCAAGGCTCGCTCGCGACGGTTCGCCGCCGTCGGCGGGACGGCAAGGATGTGGGCTGA
- a CDS encoding TPM domain-containing protein, producing the protein MLDRFGSAALVLAALLIAPATAADIPPVPAENGVGQFTHDYANVLDEQARARIAEAQRAAFEQHDTPIIVVTITAMAAYNHQGPIDPLAREWFDAWQIGTLNRPGGGANTGILVLVSLGDRRARIELGADWGRRWDDFSQRVMDTEMIPRFKQGDYRAGIVSAVASLSEMAAIGPNGSPPKPRLGQRIGGEFRHLSQTNGLPLMLIGGLLGLGTLVLALGIVAPQLGFPENTRKWLIFGGLGLIAAAFFSWLVLIAAIVILAIRHAPSSGDSSWRGGGHYRGGSGGGGGGSFSGGGFSGGSSGGGGASGGW; encoded by the coding sequence ATGCTCGACCGATTTGGCTCTGCCGCTCTCGTGCTCGCCGCCCTCCTGATCGCCCCGGCGACCGCCGCCGACATTCCCCCCGTGCCGGCCGAGAACGGGGTCGGACAGTTCACGCATGATTACGCCAACGTGCTCGACGAGCAGGCCCGGGCCCGCATCGCCGAGGCCCAGCGCGCCGCCTTCGAGCAGCACGACACCCCCATCATCGTCGTCACCATCACCGCGATGGCCGCCTACAACCACCAGGGGCCGATCGATCCGCTCGCTCGCGAGTGGTTCGACGCCTGGCAGATCGGCACGCTCAACCGTCCCGGCGGAGGGGCCAACACGGGCATCCTCGTGCTCGTCAGCCTTGGCGACCGCAGGGCCCGGATCGAGCTGGGGGCCGACTGGGGCCGCCGCTGGGACGACTTCTCCCAGCGCGTGATGGACACCGAAATGATCCCCCGCTTCAAGCAAGGAGACTACAGAGCCGGCATTGTCTCCGCAGTCGCTTCCCTCTCCGAAATGGCCGCGATCGGTCCCAACGGATCTCCGCCGAAGCCGCGGCTCGGCCAACGCATCGGCGGAGAGTTCCGCCACCTCTCGCAGACCAATGGACTTCCGCTGATGCTGATCGGAGGCTTGCTTGGCCTGGGAACCCTCGTCCTCGCGCTCGGAATCGTCGCTCCCCAACTCGGATTCCCGGAAAACACTCGGAAGTGGCTGATCTTCGGTGGGCTTGGCCTCATCGCGGCGGCCTTCTTCAGCTGGCTCGTGCTCATCGCGGCGATTGTGATCCTCGCCATCCGACACGCCCCCAGCAGTGGCGACTCCTCCTGGCGAGGCGGCGGTCACTACCGCGGTGGCAGTGGCGGTGGAGGGGGCGGCAGCTTCAGCGGTGGCGGCTTCAGCGGTGGCTCCTCCGGGGGCGGCGGCGCCAGCGGTGGCTGGTGA
- a CDS encoding MarR family winged helix-turn-helix transcriptional regulator, translated as MTPEESRATAWRLGRQCLAIRMRLLNRVVGGIYDDALRPIGVRIAQFSLLTAIAGTEPIRPGDLATLLRMDKSTVSRDVDRLKASGWVVTEPAPKGRGQVLLLTEAGRGILAACLPAWEAAQAEAARLLGPEGVRSLHDAAPEFPPKC; from the coding sequence ATGACCCCCGAGGAGTCTCGAGCGACCGCCTGGCGATTGGGCAGGCAATGCCTGGCGATTCGGATGCGGTTGCTCAACCGCGTCGTCGGTGGGATCTACGACGACGCCTTGCGGCCGATCGGCGTCCGGATTGCGCAGTTCAGCCTGCTCACGGCCATTGCCGGCACCGAGCCGATCCGCCCCGGCGACCTCGCGACGCTCTTGCGGATGGACAAGTCCACCGTCAGCCGAGACGTCGACCGCCTGAAGGCCAGCGGCTGGGTCGTCACCGAACCAGCCCCGAAAGGCCGAGGCCAGGTCCTCCTCCTGACCGAGGCCGGCCGAGGTATCCTCGCCGCCTGTCTTCCCGCCTGGGAAGCCGCTCAGGCCGAGGCCGCCCGGCTGCTCGGCCCCGAGGGCGTCCGCTCCCTGCACGACGCCGCACCCGAGTTTCCCCCCAAATGCTAG
- a CDS encoding J domain-containing protein encodes MLLMAIEQDDRIIWVVVEQHRPKGRIRSRIVLHLGQYRDRDEAEAAFLDRLQTSPMLHAVAERWAANAEDVLTDRKARARFLLHGVSTGGIAEYADDFLLKREQQERQARERARAASWPAGIPSVAFATLGLPTAASLAEIKAAYRRRAFLLHPDRGGDHAAMVALNAAYEDAAWYAEWRG; translated from the coding sequence ATGCTGCTGATGGCCATCGAGCAGGACGACCGGATCATCTGGGTCGTCGTCGAGCAGCACCGGCCGAAGGGCCGCATCCGCAGCCGGATCGTGCTCCACCTCGGCCAGTATCGGGATCGTGACGAGGCCGAGGCCGCCTTCCTCGATCGGTTGCAAACCAGCCCCATGCTCCACGCCGTCGCCGAGCGCTGGGCGGCGAACGCCGAAGACGTCCTCACCGACCGCAAGGCGCGGGCCCGCTTCCTCTTGCACGGCGTCAGCACCGGTGGGATCGCCGAGTACGCCGACGACTTCCTGCTCAAGCGTGAGCAGCAGGAACGGCAGGCGAGGGAGCGTGCCCGCGCCGCCTCCTGGCCCGCCGGGATCCCCTCCGTCGCCTTCGCGACGCTCGGCCTGCCGACCGCCGCGTCGCTGGCCGAGATCAAGGCCGCCTACCGCCGGCGAGCCTTCCTCCTCCACCCGGACCGCGGCGGCGACCACGCGGCGATGGTCGCGCTGAACGCCGCCTACGAAGATGCGGCCTGGTACGCCGAGTGGAGGGGCTGA
- a CDS encoding thioredoxin family protein, translating to MIDWGKVFGEALGYQDFLAKYGSEAERGKWAAIHDRVRLTEAQKGVIGGFVRRMPVLCLAGTWCGDCVYQCPILDHIAAANPSAIEIRYLDRDALPEVSDLLRINDGRRVPTVVFLSEDFFEVSRFGDRTLSRYRKLATDQLGPSCPTGLVPPPDDELASVTAEWVDQFERAHLILRLSGRLREKHGD from the coding sequence ATGATCGACTGGGGCAAGGTGTTCGGCGAGGCGCTGGGATATCAAGACTTCCTGGCGAAGTACGGGTCGGAGGCGGAACGGGGCAAATGGGCGGCGATTCATGATCGGGTGCGGTTGACCGAGGCCCAGAAGGGGGTGATCGGCGGGTTCGTTCGGAGGATGCCGGTGCTTTGCCTGGCGGGGACCTGGTGCGGCGACTGCGTGTATCAGTGCCCGATCCTCGACCACATCGCGGCGGCCAATCCCTCGGCGATCGAGATCCGCTACCTCGACCGCGACGCGCTGCCCGAGGTCTCGGACCTGCTTCGGATCAACGACGGCCGACGGGTGCCCACCGTCGTCTTCCTGAGCGAGGACTTCTTTGAGGTCTCCCGGTTCGGCGACCGGACCCTCTCGCGCTACCGCAAGCTCGCCACCGACCAGCTCGGCCCGAGCTGCCCGACCGGCCTCGTCCCCCCTCCCGACGACGAGCTGGCCTCGGTCACGGCCGAATGGGTCGACCAGTTCGAGCGCGCCCATCTGATCCTCCGCCTCTCCGGCCGCCTCCGCGAGAAGCACGGCGACTGA
- a CDS encoding proprotein convertase P-domain-containing protein, which translates to MKLLCRMTACVALLLAGAGFARAETLTFTGAGGDIPQSSGGTPGVLTSDIVVSESLAITDVTVTLLGLTHTWVGDLIASLTHVDSGTTVDLFNRIDRTGNSGVGDASDFNGDYAFNDAFTGDLWAAAKGGGNNFDIPGGDYFATTVEGSVSLLSAFNGVLAAGTWRLSISDNADGDSGSLGSWQLRLTAIPEPSSIVLVGLASVVGVGVGLHRRRRPHAPAR; encoded by the coding sequence ATGAAATTGCTTTGCCGCATGACGGCCTGCGTAGCCCTGCTGCTGGCCGGCGCCGGTTTCGCCCGGGCGGAGACCCTGACCTTCACGGGGGCTGGTGGGGACATCCCCCAGTCCTCCGGGGGCACCCCGGGCGTTCTCACCTCGGACATCGTCGTCTCCGAGTCCCTGGCCATCACCGACGTGACGGTCACCCTGCTCGGCCTGACCCACACCTGGGTCGGCGACCTGATTGCCTCCTTGACGCACGTCGATTCGGGCACGACAGTCGACCTGTTCAACCGGATCGACCGCACGGGGAATTCGGGCGTTGGCGACGCCTCCGATTTCAACGGAGACTACGCCTTCAACGACGCCTTCACGGGCGACCTCTGGGCCGCCGCCAAGGGGGGTGGCAATAATTTCGACATCCCTGGTGGGGACTATTTCGCCACGACGGTCGAAGGCTCCGTCTCGCTGCTCTCGGCCTTCAATGGCGTCCTCGCCGCGGGGACCTGGCGGCTGTCGATCAGCGACAACGCCGACGGCGATTCGGGTTCGCTCGGCTCCTGGCAGCTCCGACTGACGGCCATCCCCGAGCCGTCGTCGATCGTGCTGGTCGGCCTCGCCTCGGTCGTCGGCGTCGGTGTCGGCCTGCATCGCCGTCGTCGGCCGCATGCGCCGGCCCGCTGA
- a CDS encoding HIT family protein: MTYDPQNIFAKILRGEIPAAKVLETNHALAFLDIGPVNKGHVLVIPKAEAATLSDLPDDLAAHIGSLLPRLCRAVKTATGADALNIVVNHGEAAGQTVHHVHWHIIPRFSGDAVHWPWPHQSYAHDEMEQMRSRIAQSLDNANATDS; this comes from the coding sequence ATGACCTACGACCCTCAGAACATCTTCGCCAAGATCCTCCGCGGCGAGATCCCGGCCGCGAAAGTCCTCGAAACCAATCACGCCCTGGCCTTCCTCGACATTGGTCCCGTCAACAAGGGGCACGTCCTCGTCATCCCCAAGGCCGAAGCCGCCACCCTCTCCGACCTCCCCGACGACCTTGCCGCCCACATCGGTTCGCTCCTTCCCCGCCTCTGCCGCGCCGTCAAGACCGCCACCGGGGCCGACGCCCTGAACATCGTCGTCAACCACGGCGAGGCCGCTGGCCAGACCGTCCATCACGTCCACTGGCACATCATCCCCCGCTTCTCCGGCGACGCCGTCCACTGGCCCTGGCCGCACCAATCCTACGCCCACGACGAGATGGAGCAGATGCGCTCCCGCATCGCCCAGTCTCTCGACAACGCGAACGCCACCGACTCCTGA